One Betaproteobacteria bacterium DNA window includes the following coding sequences:
- a CDS encoding efflux RND transporter permease subunit gives MNVSAWSIRNPIPSILLFILLTLSGLMLFRAMKIQQFPDIDLPTIIVTATLPGAAPSQMETEVARKIENSIATLQGVKHIYTKVQDGTATVTTEFRLEKPTQEGLDDVRDAVARVRSDLPGDLRDPVISKMDVAGMPILTYTVASERMDDEALSWFVDNTIAKNMLAVRGVGAVARVGGVEREIRVEIDVARLLALGATVADMSRQLRQIQQEASGGRADVGGIEQSVRTVATVRTAEELAGMDIALADGRRVSLGQVARVTDTVAELRSAALLNGKPVVGFEITRSRGAGEVEVAQGVRAALEKLKAQHPHVTITEAFNFVDPVEENYVGSMWLMYEGALLAVLVVWLFLRDWRATLVSATALPLSIIPAFAVMYLMGFTINVVTLLSLSLVVGILVDDAIVEIENIMRHLRMAKTPFQAAMEAADEIGLAVIATTFTLIAVFLPTAFMSGIAGKFFVQFGWTAAIAVFFSLVVARMLTPMMAAYVLKPSATEHKEPGWMNLYMKWVAWCLKHRVLTSLVAAVFFFGSFALVPLLPTGFLPPDDLSQTQVYVTLPPGAAFTETYGAAEHARELVQKHPHVKLVYTAIGGGAAGGDPFTPRGAAEVRKATLTINMTPRKERRGVSKQQIERELRQLLEALPGARVSVGLGGANEKYVLVLASENGQVLSDHARQVERELRTIPGIGNVNTTASLVRPELVVKPDFSRAADLGVTSAAIADTLRIATAGDYDQGLAKLNLTQRQVPIVVKLPPEARQDLSLLGRLTVPGKHGPVMLGHVASLTIASGPAQIDRYDRLRSINFEIELNQQPLGFVETQALALPSLKNLPPGVLRTSVGDAEAMNELFASFGLAMLTGVLCIYLVLVLLFKDFVQPVTILAALVLSIPGAFLALFITHTALSMPSMIGLIMLMGVATKNSILLIDYVILARREHGLNRWDALLDACHKRARPIVMTTVAMGTGMLPIALGIGTDPSFRAPMAIVVIGGLITSTFLSLLVIPVVFTYVDDAIERIRRVFTGRPRAEALASRPVE, from the coding sequence ATGAACGTCTCCGCCTGGTCCATCCGCAACCCCATACCGTCGATCCTGCTGTTCATTCTGCTGACGCTTTCGGGTTTGATGCTGTTTCGCGCGATGAAGATCCAGCAGTTTCCGGATATCGATCTGCCGACCATTATCGTGACCGCCACGTTGCCGGGGGCGGCGCCCTCGCAAATGGAGACAGAAGTCGCGCGCAAGATCGAGAATTCCATCGCGACCTTGCAGGGCGTGAAGCACATCTACACAAAAGTGCAGGACGGTACCGCCACGGTCACCACCGAATTCCGATTGGAGAAGCCCACGCAGGAAGGGCTGGACGACGTGCGCGACGCGGTGGCCCGCGTGCGGTCCGATCTGCCGGGTGACTTGCGCGATCCCGTCATCTCCAAGATGGATGTGGCGGGCATGCCGATCCTCACCTACACCGTGGCGTCAGAGCGCATGGACGATGAAGCTTTGTCCTGGTTCGTGGACAACACCATCGCCAAGAACATGCTGGCGGTACGTGGTGTGGGCGCCGTGGCACGGGTGGGAGGAGTGGAGCGCGAAATTCGCGTCGAGATCGACGTGGCCCGGCTGCTGGCTCTTGGCGCCACGGTGGCGGACATGTCCCGCCAACTTCGGCAGATTCAGCAGGAAGCCTCGGGCGGCCGCGCGGACGTGGGCGGCATCGAACAATCGGTGCGCACCGTTGCCACGGTGCGCACCGCCGAAGAGTTGGCCGGTATGGATATCGCGCTGGCCGACGGGCGGCGCGTGAGTCTCGGTCAAGTGGCGCGCGTGACCGACACTGTCGCCGAGCTCCGCTCCGCTGCCTTGCTTAACGGAAAACCCGTAGTGGGTTTCGAGATCACGCGCAGCCGGGGCGCCGGCGAGGTTGAGGTAGCGCAGGGAGTGCGCGCCGCGTTGGAGAAGCTCAAGGCCCAGCATCCGCACGTCACGATCACGGAAGCCTTCAATTTCGTCGACCCCGTCGAGGAGAACTACGTCGGCTCCATGTGGCTGATGTACGAAGGCGCTCTGCTAGCGGTCCTCGTGGTATGGCTCTTCCTTCGCGATTGGCGCGCGACGCTGGTTTCGGCCACCGCGCTTCCGCTTTCCATCATCCCGGCGTTCGCCGTGATGTACCTGATGGGCTTCACCATCAACGTGGTCACCTTGCTTTCGCTCTCCCTGGTGGTGGGAATTCTGGTGGACGACGCCATCGTGGAGATCGAGAACATCATGCGCCATCTGCGCATGGCCAAGACGCCTTTCCAGGCCGCCATGGAAGCGGCCGATGAGATCGGGCTGGCCGTGATCGCAACCACCTTCACGTTGATCGCGGTGTTTCTCCCCACCGCCTTCATGAGCGGCATCGCCGGAAAATTCTTCGTGCAGTTCGGCTGGACCGCGGCCATCGCCGTCTTCTTCTCGCTGGTGGTGGCGCGCATGCTGACGCCCATGATGGCCGCCTATGTACTGAAGCCTAGTGCCACGGAGCACAAAGAACCGGGCTGGATGAATTTGTACATGAAGTGGGTGGCGTGGTGCTTGAAGCATAGGGTGCTCACCTCGCTGGTGGCGGCCGTATTTTTCTTCGGTTCCTTCGCGCTGGTTCCATTGTTACCCACGGGTTTTCTGCCGCCGGACGATTTGTCGCAAACCCAGGTGTACGTCACCCTTCCTCCAGGAGCGGCCTTCACGGAGACCTATGGGGCGGCGGAACACGCGCGCGAGTTGGTCCAGAAGCATCCTCACGTCAAACTGGTCTATACAGCCATCGGCGGGGGCGCCGCGGGCGGCGATCCATTCACGCCCCGTGGAGCCGCCGAAGTTCGCAAGGCCACTTTGACCATCAACATGACTCCGCGCAAGGAGCGGCGCGGAGTGAGTAAACAGCAGATCGAACGGGAACTGCGCCAGCTTCTCGAAGCGCTTCCTGGCGCGCGCGTGTCCGTGGGATTGGGCGGAGCCAACGAGAAATACGTGCTGGTGCTCGCCAGCGAAAACGGGCAGGTGTTGTCCGATCACGCGCGCCAAGTGGAGCGCGAGCTGCGTACCATTCCTGGCATCGGGAACGTGAATACCACGGCGAGCTTGGTGCGGCCCGAACTCGTGGTGAAGCCGGATTTTTCGCGCGCGGCGGATCTTGGCGTGACCTCCGCCGCCATCGCCGATACCTTGCGTATCGCCACGGCGGGCGATTACGACCAAGGCTTGGCGAAGCTGAATTTAACGCAACGGCAGGTGCCCATCGTGGTGAAGCTGCCGCCCGAAGCGCGCCAAGACCTCTCTTTGCTGGGGCGGCTGACGGTGCCGGGCAAGCACGGCCCGGTGATGTTGGGGCATGTGGCTTCCCTCACCATCGCCAGCGGTCCCGCGCAGATCGACCGTTACGACCGCCTGCGCAGCATCAATTTCGAGATCGAGCTTAACCAGCAACCTCTCGGATTCGTCGAGACCCAAGCCCTGGCGTTGCCGAGCTTGAAGAATCTTCCTCCCGGCGTGCTGCGAACGTCGGTCGGAGATGCGGAGGCCATGAACGAACTGTTCGCGAGCTTTGGCTTGGCCATGCTCACCGGCGTGCTGTGTATCTACCTCGTGCTGGTGTTGCTGTTCAAGGATTTCGTGCAGCCCGTGACGATTCTGGCGGCGCTTGTACTCTCGATTCCCGGCGCCTTCCTCGCCCTGTTCATCACCCACACGGCGCTGTCGATGCCTTCGATGATCGGCCTCATCATGTTGATGGGTGTGGCCACCAAGAACTCCATCTTGCTCATCGATTACGTGATTCTCGCCCGGCGCGAGCACGGATTGAACCGCTGGGACGCACTGCTGGATGCCTGCCACAAGCGCGCACGGCCCATCGTCATGACCACGGTGGCCATGGGCACCGGCATGCTGCCGATTGCCTTGGGTATCGGTACAGACCCAAGCTTTCGCGCACCCATGGCCATCGTGGTGATTGGCGGCTTGATTACCTCGACTTTCTTGAGTTTGCTGGTTATCCCGGTGGTATTCACCTATGTGGATGATGCCATCGAGCGCATACGCCGTGTATTTACAGGCCGTCCGCGCGCGGAAGCGCTCGCATCGCGCCCCGTGGAGTGA
- a CDS encoding DUF1956 domain-containing protein: MPMVNQAIRRISPQPSQRNGVTGKGERARERLVTEATRIFSAKGYSAASTREICEAAQANLASIHYYFGDKEGLYRAVLTRPIDMLTEQFGRFDDPALTFGQSMRKFLGPFLAHYMSEAEEAMVMRLHMREMLEPSSVFRDIVERTILPHHNALVELLARHCALKKPDTDSHQLAFALVAMAHDYCMSREFIKILAPDVLRRPHAAEKILDRLVGYSEALLAHEIAARRAARSRSKNGTGK; the protein is encoded by the coding sequence ATGCCCATGGTTAACCAGGCGATCCGCAGAATCTCACCCCAGCCGTCCCAGCGCAATGGTGTCACCGGCAAAGGGGAGCGTGCGCGCGAGCGGCTAGTCACGGAAGCCACGCGCATATTCTCGGCCAAGGGATATTCGGCCGCTTCCACGCGAGAAATATGCGAGGCCGCGCAGGCGAATCTGGCCTCGATCCATTATTACTTTGGCGATAAAGAGGGGCTTTATCGTGCCGTGCTGACCCGGCCCATCGATATGCTCACGGAGCAGTTCGGCCGCTTCGACGACCCCGCGCTCACTTTCGGTCAATCCATGCGCAAGTTCCTCGGCCCTTTCCTCGCGCATTACATGAGCGAAGCGGAAGAGGCCATGGTGATGCGGTTGCATATGCGCGAGATGCTGGAACCGAGCAGTGTATTCCGCGATATCGTCGAGAGAACCATCCTGCCACACCACAATGCCTTGGTGGAACTCCTGGCCCGTCATTGCGCTCTGAAGAAGCCGGATACGGATTCGCACCAACTGGCGTTCGCGCTGGTGGCCATGGCCCACGACTACTGCATGTCGCGCGAGTTCATCAAGATCTTGGCGCCGGACGTGTTGCGTAGGCCCCATGCGGCGGAGAAGATTTTGGACCGCCTCGTGGGATATAGCGAGGCACTGCTGGCGCACGAAATCGCCGCGCGGCGGGCAGCACGCTCCCGGTCCAAGAATGGAACAGGAAAGTAA
- a CDS encoding efflux RND transporter periplasmic adaptor subunit gives MKSRKLKLTIIGALVALGAIALVATSALVKDDKKAPEPPNNAKPALSVSAITLEHAQWPRTLVANGSIAAWQEAIIGAEIGGLRLMEVRVNVGDEVKRGQLLARIASETVEAELAQARAAVEEARAMHAEALSNADRARQLRAANFISAQQVTQAAASEQAAAARLSAARARVRSTELRMIQTRVVAPDDGVISARAATVGSLAQAGQELFRLIRQNRLEWRAEVTAAELPLIVPGQVARLTTDSGSEVKGQVRMAAPTVDPQTRTGLVYVDLPAGGQARAGTFARGEFDLGEAPALTLPQSAVLLRDGFSYVFKLTDRDTVQLAKVSVARRLGDRIEIASGLAAGTRVVASGAAFLADGDTVRVIEAAAPVPPTAKK, from the coding sequence ATGAAGAGCCGGAAACTCAAACTCACGATTATTGGCGCACTAGTCGCGCTGGGAGCGATTGCCTTGGTGGCAACGAGCGCGCTCGTCAAGGACGACAAGAAGGCGCCTGAGCCGCCCAACAATGCGAAGCCCGCCTTGTCTGTGTCCGCTATCACTCTGGAACACGCGCAGTGGCCGCGCACCTTGGTGGCGAACGGCAGCATCGCCGCGTGGCAGGAGGCCATTATCGGGGCGGAGATTGGCGGCCTTCGTCTGATGGAAGTCCGTGTCAACGTGGGAGATGAAGTCAAGCGCGGCCAGTTGCTCGCCCGCATCGCTTCGGAGACCGTGGAGGCCGAACTGGCCCAAGCCCGCGCGGCGGTGGAAGAGGCCCGGGCCATGCACGCCGAGGCGCTCTCCAACGCCGATCGCGCGCGCCAGTTGCGTGCGGCCAACTTCATCAGCGCCCAGCAGGTGACGCAGGCCGCGGCCTCCGAGCAGGCAGCGGCGGCGCGCTTGTCCGCCGCGCGCGCAAGGGTGCGCTCCACTGAATTGCGAATGATCCAAACCCGTGTGGTTGCGCCCGACGATGGCGTGATTTCGGCGAGGGCGGCCACGGTGGGCTCACTAGCGCAAGCGGGACAGGAGCTTTTTCGGCTTATCCGCCAGAACCGCTTGGAGTGGCGCGCGGAGGTGACGGCCGCCGAATTACCTCTTATCGTCCCTGGACAAGTGGCACGACTTACCACCGACAGCGGGAGCGAAGTCAAGGGCCAAGTGCGCATGGCCGCTCCCACGGTCGATCCGCAAACGCGTACAGGGCTCGTGTATGTCGATCTGCCCGCGGGCGGCCAGGCCCGCGCCGGGACCTTCGCTCGCGGCGAGTTCGATCTCGGCGAAGCGCCCGCGCTCACGCTGCCGCAGTCCGCCGTGCTATTGCGCGATGGCTTCAGCTACGTGTTCAAGCTCACGGACCGGGACACAGTGCAGCTCGCAAAGGTGAGCGTTGCCCGCCGCCTCGGCGACCGCATCGAGATTGCGAGTGGTCTTGCCGCCGGGACGCGAGTGGTGGCCAGCGGTGCAGCCTTTCTGGCCGATGGGGACACGGTACGCGTGATCGAAGCGGCCGCACCCGTGCCGCCCACTGCCAAGAAATAA